One segment of Pseudanabaena sp. FACHB-2040 DNA contains the following:
- the urtA gene encoding urea ABC transporter substrate-binding protein, with amino-acid sequence MSSRINRRKFLLYGSATMGTAVLLKACGGGGTTTGTSTEGGATTTASGDSGDAVKVGILHSLSGTMAISETTVVDAEMLAIKEINAAGGVLGRQIQAVQEDGASDWPTFAEKAEKLIDQDEVSVVFGCWTSASRKAVLPVFESKDHMLWYPVQYEGQECSKNIFYTGAAPNQQIEPAVDWLLENKGQDFFLVGSDYVFPRTANTIIKEQLAAKGGRTVGEDYLPLGNTEVTPIITKIRAALPNGGVIFNSLNGDSNVAFFKQMQGAGLTPDRYPVMSVSIAEEEVRQIGKEFLLNQYASWNYFQTVETPENEKWVADFKAEYGEDRVTNDPMEAAYIMVYLWKQAVEQAGSFDIAAVREAAYGQEFAAPEGTVTMFPNHHISKTVRIGEVRDDGLFDIVWSTEGPVDPVPWNQYVADTKGFACDWSDPAKGGKYKA; translated from the coding sequence ATGTCCAGTCGAATTAATCGAAGAAAGTTCCTGTTGTACGGTTCGGCAACAATGGGAACCGCCGTACTCTTGAAGGCGTGTGGCGGTGGTGGTACCACCACGGGAACGTCTACCGAGGGTGGTGCAACCACTACAGCATCGGGCGATAGTGGCGATGCTGTGAAGGTCGGTATCCTTCACTCTCTGAGCGGCACCATGGCGATCAGCGAGACTACTGTGGTAGACGCTGAGATGCTCGCCATCAAAGAAATTAATGCTGCTGGCGGCGTTTTAGGTCGGCAGATTCAGGCTGTTCAGGAAGATGGCGCTTCTGACTGGCCTACCTTTGCAGAGAAAGCTGAAAAACTGATTGACCAAGACGAGGTTTCGGTCGTGTTCGGCTGCTGGACCTCGGCTAGCCGGAAAGCAGTGCTGCCCGTATTTGAGTCCAAGGACCACATGCTGTGGTACCCGGTGCAGTACGAAGGCCAAGAATGTTCCAAGAACATCTTTTACACCGGGGCTGCACCCAACCAGCAGATTGAGCCTGCAGTTGACTGGCTGCTAGAAAACAAGGGCCAAGACTTCTTCCTGGTCGGTTCTGACTACGTATTCCCCCGCACCGCCAACACCATCATCAAAGAGCAGTTGGCAGCCAAGGGCGGCAGAACTGTGGGCGAAGACTACCTGCCTCTGGGCAACACCGAAGTTACTCCCATCATCACTAAAATCAGAGCCGCTCTGCCAAACGGTGGTGTGATTTTCAATAGCTTGAACGGCGACAGCAACGTAGCCTTCTTCAAGCAGATGCAGGGTGCTGGTCTTACCCCTGATCGCTATCCTGTGATGTCGGTGAGTATTGCTGAAGAAGAAGTCCGCCAAATCGGTAAGGAATTCTTGCTGAATCAGTACGCTTCTTGGAACTACTTCCAGACCGTAGAAACCCCTGAAAATGAGAAGTGGGTAGCCGACTTCAAGGCCGAATACGGTGAAGACCGGGTGACCAATGACCCGATGGAAGCGGCCTACATCATGGTTTACCTGTGGAAGCAGGCGGTTGAGCAGGCCGGCTCTTTCGATATCGCAGCGGTGCGGGAGGCTGCTTACGGACAAGAGTTTGCCGCTCCTGAGGGAACGGTGACAATGTTCCCCAACCACCACATCTCCAAGACCGTGAGAATTGGAGAAGTGCGTGACGATGGTCTGTTTGACATTGTCTGGTCTACCGAAGGGCCGGTTGATCCGGTGCCTTGGAACCAGTACGTAGCTGACACCAAAGGCTTTGCTTGCGACTGGTCTGACCCAGCTAAGGGCGGCAAGTACAAGGCGTAG
- the ureG gene encoding urease accessory protein UreG, whose protein sequence is MSPFRVGIAGPVGSGKTALVDALCKALRSQYSIAVVTNDIYTQEDAQFLVRSQALSQDRILGVETGGCPHTAIREDASINLVAIEDLESRLHPLDLIFVESGGDNLASTFSPELVDLTLYVIDVAAGEKIPRKGGPGITKSDLLVINKIDLAALVGADLGVMERDTLKMRGTKPFVFTNLKTRQGLETVIDFIQHYAFPEATSASGTA, encoded by the coding sequence ATGAGCCCATTTCGAGTTGGCATTGCAGGCCCGGTTGGGTCGGGTAAGACAGCCCTAGTAGACGCGCTCTGCAAAGCACTGAGAAGCCAATATTCCATTGCTGTCGTCACCAACGATATCTATACCCAGGAAGACGCCCAGTTTCTAGTTCGCAGCCAAGCCCTCAGCCAGGATCGAATTTTGGGGGTAGAAACCGGCGGCTGCCCGCATACGGCCATTCGAGAAGATGCCTCGATCAATCTTGTGGCAATTGAGGATCTGGAGTCTCGCCTTCACCCTCTAGACCTGATCTTTGTTGAAAGTGGCGGCGACAACTTGGCCTCTACTTTTAGTCCTGAACTAGTGGACTTGACCCTATATGTCATTGATGTGGCAGCAGGGGAAAAAATACCGCGCAAAGGTGGCCCCGGCATTACTAAATCTGATTTGCTGGTGATTAACAAAATTGACTTGGCCGCCCTAGTAGGAGCAGATTTAGGGGTAATGGAGCGAGACACCCTGAAAATGCGGGGCACCAAGCCCTTTGTCTTCACTAATCTTAAAACTCGTCAGGGGCTAGAAACAGTCATTGACTTTATTCAGCACTATGCTTTTCCAGAAGCAACTTCAGCATCTGGGACGGCCTGA
- a CDS encoding urease accessory protein UreF has translation MTETQALLRLLQLASPALPVGAFSYSEGLETLVDAGKLPTPKQVEDWITQELQRGSVRLEAAVLLRVHGAFQKSNGPYGSSFDHRTTLTYWNDWLSAARESEELRLQSWQMGRALIRMLEQIHPELRDELTALGSPCNFAVAFGLTAAYWQIDLQTSVLGYLQSWATNLVNAAIKLVPLGQTAGQQLLLNLYPTIETATQSLLLLTDDQLESSGWGLSLASMQHETLYSRLFRS, from the coding sequence ATGACTGAAACACAGGCACTCCTACGACTGCTGCAGCTTGCCAGTCCGGCTCTGCCCGTGGGAGCCTTCAGCTATTCAGAAGGTCTAGAAACTCTGGTGGATGCAGGTAAACTACCTACACCAAAGCAGGTGGAAGATTGGATTACCCAGGAACTGCAGCGGGGATCAGTGCGTTTAGAGGCCGCCGTTTTGCTGCGAGTTCATGGCGCTTTCCAGAAAAGCAATGGCCCCTATGGGTCGAGCTTCGACCATCGCACCACGCTCACCTACTGGAATGATTGGCTATCAGCCGCCCGAGAAAGCGAAGAACTGCGGCTACAAAGCTGGCAGATGGGACGAGCCCTGATCCGCATGTTGGAGCAGATTCATCCCGAATTGAGAGACGAACTCACTGCTTTAGGCAGCCCCTGCAACTTTGCGGTTGCCTTTGGCCTTACCGCTGCCTATTGGCAAATTGACCTACAAACCAGCGTTTTAGGCTACCTCCAAAGCTGGGCCACTAACCTGGTTAATGCTGCAATCAAGCTGGTGCCTCTGGGTCAAACTGCCGGGCAACAGCTTTTGCTGAACCTGTACCCCACCATAGAAACAGCCACCCAATCACTGCTGCTACTGACAGACGATCAGCTAGAAAGCAGCGGCTGGGGCCTAAGCTTAGCTAGCATGCAGCACGAAACCCTCTACAGCCGGTTGTTTAGAAGTTAA
- the ureE gene encoding urease accessory protein UreE: MHILIHRLSSDSAAAVVTTLSLTAAERVRSRHHFTADDGQPIYLRLPRGTVLQGQDLLAAEDGSLIRVLAKPEPVLTVTADHPLQLLRAAYHLGNRHIALEVTPDYLRLEPDPVLEDMLHQLGLEVKAEFAPFVPEAGAYSHSHAGPHPSTPHPVHSSTPHTHD, from the coding sequence GTGCACATCCTGATTCACCGTCTCTCTTCCGACTCCGCTGCTGCGGTGGTTACCACCCTCTCACTAACAGCCGCAGAACGAGTGCGATCGCGCCACCACTTCACGGCAGACGATGGCCAGCCCATCTACCTCAGACTGCCTCGAGGCACCGTTCTGCAGGGCCAAGACCTCTTAGCAGCCGAAGATGGCAGCCTGATTCGCGTTCTAGCCAAGCCAGAGCCTGTGCTCACTGTGACCGCCGACCACCCCCTGCAGCTGCTGCGGGCAGCCTATCACTTGGGTAACCGCCACATTGCTCTAGAAGTAACCCCCGACTACCTGAGGCTCGAACCTGACCCTGTGCTGGAAGACATGCTGCACCAGCTTGGTCTTGAAGTGAAAGCCGAATTCGCGCCCTTTGTCCCCGAAGCCGGAGCCTACAGCCACAGCCACGCAGGCCCTCATCCGTCCACCCCTCACCCCGTCCACTCATCTACCCCACACACTCATGACTGA
- a CDS encoding helix-turn-helix transcriptional regulator, whose amino-acid sequence MIASPFKQALLEQPRPDTLDLATPISVLATILEGFSDGVLLLTDRGECLQVNCQGRRLCRLLSPNQAVPSEVWSLCEKLIEGRSLLPDINLVLSDTVTSAAGSTISIRAQWIEFGGHGETCLLVMMEDQTQTAKVSALLESRQYNLTPRETEVWLLRKTNCSYDEIAARLFIALNTVKRHLKSIYAKRKQVLEE is encoded by the coding sequence ATGATTGCATCCCCTTTTAAGCAAGCATTACTAGAGCAGCCACGACCTGACACCCTAGACTTAGCAACCCCCATCTCAGTTTTAGCCACGATCCTGGAAGGTTTTTCCGATGGTGTTTTGCTTCTAACCGACCGGGGTGAATGCCTTCAAGTTAACTGTCAGGGACGCCGTCTGTGCCGCCTACTCAGCCCCAATCAGGCAGTTCCCTCAGAAGTTTGGTCCCTCTGCGAAAAATTAATCGAAGGCCGGAGCCTGCTACCCGACATCAACCTCGTGCTGTCAGACACCGTGACCAGCGCTGCTGGGTCCACTATTTCTATTCGGGCGCAGTGGATTGAATTTGGTGGTCACGGCGAAACCTGCCTCTTGGTGATGATGGAAGATCAAACGCAAACCGCCAAGGTCTCTGCCCTACTGGAATCTCGCCAGTACAACCTAACCCCCCGAGAAACCGAAGTCTGGCTGCTGCGGAAAACCAACTGCAGCTACGACGAAATCGCCGCAAGGCTGTTCATCGCCCTGAACACTGTCAAGCGCCACCTTAAGAGCATCTACGCCAAGCGTAAGCAGGTGTTGGAGGAGTAG
- a CDS encoding photosystem II S4 domain protein, translating into MLPKDELLKHVENRETLARILDQTEQAIRTWEVVVTGFLSPPELVEAQDLFRRLTEVHTAAWGGYPQAERQRLAIARIDLPLEPEQIPLALIDLAGNFLFDPASHRDFLGSLLGTGLVRDKIGDILVMGERGAQAIVDPELVEFLELNLTQVRSVPVKTRALDWSELKVRPPQKKELTTVEASLRLDAVASAGFGMSRSKMADMITAGDVRVNWKTITQSSHNVQSGDLVAIRGKGRLEIGEVAVTKKERYRVNLTRYV; encoded by the coding sequence ATGCTGCCGAAGGACGAACTGCTCAAACACGTGGAAAACCGGGAGACGCTGGCCCGGATTTTAGACCAGACCGAACAGGCGATTCGAACCTGGGAGGTGGTAGTGACTGGGTTCTTGTCTCCTCCAGAGTTGGTGGAGGCGCAGGATCTGTTTCGGCGGCTGACGGAGGTGCATACTGCGGCTTGGGGAGGCTATCCTCAGGCAGAGCGGCAGCGGCTTGCGATCGCACGTATCGACCTGCCGCTAGAGCCTGAACAAATTCCTCTAGCCTTGATTGATTTGGCTGGCAATTTTCTTTTTGACCCGGCCAGTCACCGAGACTTTTTGGGCTCGCTTTTGGGTACAGGGCTGGTGCGCGACAAGATTGGCGACATTTTGGTGATGGGCGAACGGGGAGCACAGGCCATTGTGGATCCGGAGCTGGTGGAGTTTCTTGAACTCAACCTGACCCAGGTGCGATCGGTGCCGGTCAAGACCCGCGCCCTCGACTGGAGCGAGCTTAAGGTCAGGCCGCCCCAGAAGAAAGAACTTACGACCGTTGAGGCCTCTCTGCGCTTGGATGCTGTAGCCTCTGCGGGCTTTGGCATGTCGCGCAGCAAGATGGCCGACATGATCACGGCTGGCGATGTGCGGGTCAACTGGAAAACCATTACCCAGTCCAGCCACAACGTGCAGTCGGGCGATTTGGTAGCGATCCGCGGCAAGGGGCGGCTGGAGATTGGCGAAGTAGCTGTGACTAAAAAGGAACGCTATCGGGTCAACCTGACGCGTTACGTGTAG
- a CDS encoding NAD(P)H-quinone oxidoreductase subunit 5, producing the protein MDALYQYAWLIPVLPLIGATVVGTGLISYSQSINKLRQPAAIFIVSLTGAAMVLSFLLFWSQVQGHEPYTKMIEWASAGDFRLLMGFTIDNLASLMLVIVTTVAFLVMVYTHGYMAHDPGYVRFYSYLSLFTSSMLGLVISPNLVQVYIFWELVGMCSYLLIGFWYNRKPAADACQKAFVTNRVGDFGLLLGILGLFWATGSFDFAVMGERMTALVENGSLSAGVAAIFAILVFLGPMAKSAQFPLHVWLPDAMEGPTPISALIHAATMVAAGVFLVARMYPVFEEIPVAMNAIAYVGAFTAFMGATIAITQNDIKKGLAYSTMSQLGYMVMAMGVGAYGAGLFHLMTHAYFKAMLFLGSGSVIHSMESVVGHDAAYAQDMRMMGGLRKYMPVTSATFLIGTLAISGIPPFAGFWSKDEILGATFNANPALWAVGWVTAGITAFYMFRMYFSTFEGPFRGNDPAVRQQIKVEQLQRMGLSMGPGAMNSQELTLDTEESDADHHGHEPHESPFSMIFPLMVLAVPSVLIGLVGTPFANRFEEFIHPPSETLQDVLEASESFDLNEFLLMGGSSVAIAVVGIILAVLMYRTRVIDPGAIASRIKPFYSLSLNKWYIDDIYDVVFVQGSRKLAKQVLEVDIRIVDGLVNLAGFVTLITGEGLKYLENGRAQFYALIVFGAVLGLVLLSGVT; encoded by the coding sequence ATAGACGCTTTATATCAATATGCCTGGCTAATACCTGTGTTGCCCTTGATCGGGGCAACCGTGGTAGGAACGGGTCTAATTTCCTACAGCCAGAGCATCAACAAACTGCGACAGCCTGCGGCAATTTTCATCGTCTCCCTGACTGGGGCGGCGATGGTTCTGTCCTTCTTGCTGTTTTGGAGTCAGGTGCAGGGCCATGAACCCTACACCAAAATGATTGAGTGGGCCTCCGCTGGAGACTTCCGCCTACTCATGGGCTTCACCATCGACAACCTGGCTTCTTTGATGCTGGTGATTGTCACGACAGTTGCCTTTTTGGTGATGGTGTACACCCACGGCTACATGGCCCACGACCCAGGCTATGTCCGCTTCTACTCCTATCTGAGCCTTTTTACATCTTCTATGTTGGGGCTGGTAATTAGCCCTAACCTCGTCCAGGTCTACATTTTTTGGGAGCTGGTAGGGATGTGCTCCTACCTGCTGATTGGCTTCTGGTATAACCGCAAGCCCGCAGCAGATGCCTGCCAAAAAGCCTTTGTGACTAACCGAGTAGGCGACTTTGGCCTGCTCCTAGGTATTTTGGGGCTGTTTTGGGCCACTGGCAGCTTTGACTTTGCCGTCATGGGCGAACGCATGACCGCCCTGGTCGAAAACGGCAGCCTGAGCGCTGGCGTAGCGGCTATTTTTGCCATTTTGGTCTTTTTAGGGCCAATGGCCAAGTCGGCCCAGTTCCCGCTGCATGTGTGGCTGCCCGACGCGATGGAAGGCCCCACTCCCATTTCGGCGCTGATTCACGCAGCAACGATGGTAGCCGCTGGGGTCTTCCTGGTGGCGCGCATGTATCCGGTGTTTGAAGAGATCCCGGTAGCGATGAATGCGATCGCATATGTCGGGGCCTTCACTGCCTTTATGGGCGCAACGATTGCCATTACCCAAAATGACATCAAAAAGGGTTTGGCCTATTCCACCATGTCTCAGCTGGGCTACATGGTGATGGCGATGGGGGTAGGTGCCTACGGAGCCGGTCTGTTTCACCTGATGACCCATGCCTACTTCAAGGCCATGCTGTTCCTGGGCTCTGGCTCTGTGATTCACAGCATGGAGAGCGTGGTAGGTCACGATGCCGCCTACGCCCAAGACATGCGGATGATGGGCGGCCTGCGTAAATACATGCCGGTCACGTCTGCGACCTTCCTGATTGGCACCCTGGCGATCAGCGGGATTCCTCCCTTTGCTGGCTTTTGGTCCAAGGATGAAATTTTGGGAGCCACCTTCAACGCCAATCCGGCGCTGTGGGCGGTTGGCTGGGTGACGGCTGGCATTACGGCTTTCTACATGTTCCGGATGTACTTCAGCACCTTTGAAGGGCCTTTCCGGGGCAACGACCCGGCGGTGCGTCAGCAGATCAAGGTGGAGCAGCTACAGCGCATGGGCCTGTCGATGGGGCCAGGGGCGATGAACTCTCAGGAGCTCACGCTAGACACTGAAGAATCCGACGCTGATCATCACGGTCACGAGCCGCATGAGTCGCCGTTCTCGATGATTTTTCCGCTGATGGTGTTAGCGGTGCCCTCGGTTTTGATCGGTTTGGTCGGAACGCCTTTTGCCAACCGCTTTGAGGAGTTCATTCATCCGCCTAGCGAAACGCTTCAGGACGTGCTGGAAGCCTCTGAGTCTTTTGACCTGAATGAGTTTCTGCTGATGGGCGGTAGCTCGGTTGCCATTGCGGTGGTTGGGATCATTCTGGCGGTGCTGATGTACCGGACTCGGGTGATTGATCCAGGTGCGATCGCAAGCCGCATCAAGCCCTTCTACAGCCTCTCCCTCAACAAGTGGTACATCGACGACATCTACGATGTGGTCTTTGTTCAGGGCAGCCGCAAGCTAGCCAAACAGGTGCTAGAAGTCGACATCCGCATTGTCGATGGTCTAGTTAACCTGGCGGGCTTTGTCACCCTGATTACTGGAGAAGGTCTGAAGTACCTCGAAAATGGTCGGGCCCAGTTCTATGCCCTGATTGTCTTCGGGGCTGTGCTGGGGCTGGTGCTGCTCTCGGGCGTTACCTAA
- a CDS encoding NAD(P)H-quinone oxidoreductase subunit 4: MDLAHFPWLTTAILFPITASLAIPFLPDENGRTVRWYALVVGLIDFMILVAAFYLAYDPTQPGLQLVESYTWVPQLDLKWSVGVDGISMPLVLLTGFITTLATLAAWPVTLKPKFFYFLLLAMYSGQLGVFAVQDMILFFFMWELELIPVYLLLAIWGGKKRLYAATKFILYTAGGSLFILVAALAMAFYGDTVTFDMSALAAKSYPPNMQLLLYGGFLIAYAIKLPIIPLHTWLPDAHGEATAPVHMLLAGILLKMGGYALIRMNVGMLPEAHAYFAPILVILGIVNIIYAALTSFAQRNLKRKIAYSSISHMGFVLIGIASFTDLGLSGAVLQMVSHGLIGASLFFLVGATYDRTHTLILSEMGGIGKKMPKIFAMFTTCSLASLALPGMSGFVAELMVFVGFATSDAYSYSFKLVAVLLMAVGVILTPIYLLSMLREIFYGPENKELVEHEDLVDAEPREVFIIACLLVPIIGFGFYPKLLTQVYDATTLRLTAHLRDEAFTSADGASSVVPLAALPVLRAPAIAP; encoded by the coding sequence ATGGATCTCGCGCATTTTCCCTGGCTCACGACAGCCATTCTTTTTCCCATCACTGCGTCTCTGGCGATTCCCTTCCTGCCCGATGAAAATGGGCGGACGGTACGCTGGTACGCCCTAGTGGTGGGCCTGATTGATTTCATGATTTTGGTGGCGGCCTTTTACCTGGCCTATGACCCCACCCAACCAGGCCTTCAGCTGGTTGAAAGCTATACCTGGGTGCCCCAGCTCGATCTCAAGTGGTCAGTTGGTGTAGACGGCATCTCGATGCCCTTAGTGCTGCTAACCGGCTTTATTACCACCCTGGCTACCCTGGCCGCATGGCCGGTCACCCTCAAGCCCAAGTTCTTTTACTTCCTGCTGCTGGCTATGTACAGCGGTCAGCTCGGCGTATTTGCCGTGCAGGACATGATCTTGTTCTTTTTCATGTGGGAGCTGGAGCTGATTCCGGTTTACCTGCTGCTGGCTATTTGGGGCGGCAAAAAGCGGCTCTATGCAGCGACCAAGTTCATTCTCTACACCGCTGGCGGCTCCCTCTTTATTCTGGTGGCCGCACTGGCGATGGCCTTTTACGGCGACACCGTCACCTTCGACATGAGCGCTCTAGCCGCCAAATCTTACCCGCCCAACATGCAGCTGCTGCTGTACGGGGGATTTTTGATCGCCTATGCCATTAAGCTGCCCATCATTCCGCTGCATACCTGGCTGCCCGATGCCCACGGGGAAGCCACAGCTCCGGTGCACATGCTGCTGGCAGGTATCTTGCTAAAAATGGGCGGTTATGCGCTCATCCGCATGAACGTGGGCATGTTGCCCGAGGCTCATGCCTATTTCGCGCCAATTCTGGTGATACTGGGCATTGTCAATATCATCTACGCTGCCCTTACCTCCTTTGCCCAGCGCAACCTAAAGCGCAAGATTGCCTATTCCTCGATCTCCCACATGGGCTTTGTGCTGATCGGTATTGCCTCTTTCACCGATTTGGGCTTGAGTGGAGCAGTGCTGCAGATGGTCTCCCATGGTCTAATCGGGGCCAGCCTATTCTTCTTGGTAGGGGCTACCTACGATCGCACCCACACCCTGATCCTGAGCGAGATGGGCGGCATTGGCAAAAAGATGCCAAAAATCTTCGCCATGTTTACCACCTGCTCTCTGGCCTCCCTGGCCCTGCCCGGCATGAGTGGCTTTGTGGCTGAGCTAATGGTGTTTGTCGGCTTTGCTACCAGTGATGCCTACAGCTACTCCTTCAAGCTGGTGGCGGTGCTGCTGATGGCCGTTGGCGTCATTCTCACCCCGATCTACCTGCTCTCTATGCTGCGGGAGATCTTCTACGGCCCTGAAAACAAGGAGCTGGTAGAGCACGAAGACCTGGTTGATGCCGAACCGCGTGAGGTGTTTATCATCGCCTGTCTGCTGGTGCCCATTATTGGCTTTGGCTTCTATCCCAAGCTGCTGACCCAGGTCTATGACGCGACCACGCTGCGGCTGACGGCTCACCTACGCGATGAGGCGTTTACCAGTGCTGATGGTGCCAGCTCAGTTGTGCCGCTAGCGGCTCTGCCGGTGCTAAGAGCCCCTGCGATCGCACCCTGA
- a CDS encoding trypsin-like peptidase domain-containing protein: MEKRLLRTLASGTLTLTALAGVYSSAPSTWMSPLTARPALAQANDEDTNIRVYDIASPSVVSVEVGENGGSGSIITANGLILTNAHVVGNAREVTVRLSDGRVFTGDVVGYGESRLDLAAVQLRGNPRNLPTLRIAPAGSTRVGQRAFAIGSPFGLQNTFTVGIVSRIDQERGLIQTDAAINPGNSGGPLLNSQGQLVGVNTSIFTTGDTGGNIGIGFAIPVDQIMPFLAAVENGTAASSPTVASSRADNPPVSIAINGPAVRGQLDDKSNILPDGSYFNAYVFEGQAGQSVAIEMVSQDVDSYLIMFSPDSDFYIEDDDGGGSLNAALTTQLPASGRYIILANSYAEGEAGAYQLRLTSQSGGGSPASSTGRYLLQEQGSLGPNSPVLSDNSPYAEHTFQGTAGQTVRISLESADFDTYLLLVDPSQSVIAENDDADGSTTNSQLAVRLPASGSYTVVVNAFDSSGRGRYRLTVE; the protein is encoded by the coding sequence ATGGAAAAAAGACTGTTGCGGACGTTGGCATCTGGTACATTAACCCTGACTGCACTGGCAGGAGTTTATAGCAGCGCCCCATCTACCTGGATGTCGCCGCTAACAGCCCGACCCGCTCTAGCCCAGGCTAATGATGAAGATACCAACATTCGCGTTTATGACATTGCTAGCCCTTCGGTGGTGTCAGTTGAGGTTGGAGAAAACGGCGGCAGCGGCAGCATTATCACGGCCAATGGCCTGATTCTGACCAACGCTCATGTAGTGGGCAATGCTCGAGAAGTCACGGTGCGCTTGTCGGATGGCCGAGTCTTTACAGGAGATGTGGTGGGTTATGGGGAGAGTCGCCTCGATCTAGCAGCGGTGCAGCTGCGGGGCAACCCTCGCAACCTACCTACTCTACGAATTGCTCCAGCAGGTTCAACCCGAGTGGGGCAGCGTGCCTTTGCGATCGGTAGTCCTTTTGGCCTGCAAAATACCTTTACGGTAGGAATTGTCAGCCGCATTGACCAAGAGCGGGGCCTCATTCAGACCGATGCTGCTATTAACCCCGGCAACTCTGGCGGACCGTTGCTCAATAGCCAGGGCCAGCTGGTGGGCGTAAACACCTCTATTTTCACGACTGGCGATACGGGCGGCAACATTGGCATTGGCTTTGCCATTCCCGTCGACCAGATAATGCCGTTTTTGGCCGCCGTTGAGAACGGCACAGCAGCAAGTTCGCCTACAGTTGCCAGCTCTCGCGCCGATAATCCGCCTGTCTCCATTGCAATCAATGGTCCAGCGGTTCGGGGGCAGCTAGACGATAAGAGCAACATCCTGCCCGACGGTAGCTACTTCAATGCCTACGTGTTTGAAGGGCAGGCAGGCCAATCTGTAGCTATTGAGATGGTCAGCCAAGACGTCGATTCCTACCTGATCATGTTCTCGCCCGACAGCGACTTTTATATCGAGGACGACGACGGTGGCGGCAGCCTCAATGCGGCCCTGACCACGCAGCTTCCTGCCAGCGGCAGATACATCATTCTGGCTAATTCTTATGCCGAAGGAGAAGCAGGAGCTTATCAGCTACGGCTGACCAGTCAGAGCGGTGGCGGCAGTCCGGCTTCCAGCACAGGCCGCTACCTTTTGCAGGAGCAGGGTTCGCTAGGGCCTAATAGCCCGGTGCTGTCTGACAATTCCCCCTATGCCGAGCACACATTTCAGGGAACGGCCGGGCAAACTGTACGCATCAGCCTAGAAAGTGCTGACTTTGACACCTATCTGCTGCTGGTCGATCCGTCCCAATCTGTGATTGCCGAAAATGATGATGCTGATGGGAGCACCACCAATTCTCAGCTAGCGGTTAGGTTACCTGCCAGCGGCAGCTATACGGTGGTAGTCAATGCCTTCGATAGCTCTGGTCGAGGCCGCTATCGGTTAACAGTAGAGTGA
- a CDS encoding chlorophyll a/b-binding protein has protein sequence MSTETENTPVQPKEPQTSALPPSDLNPSFGWTRYAETINGRFAMIGFTALLILEFVTHQDFFTWVGLR, from the coding sequence ATGAGCACCGAAACCGAAAACACTCCAGTCCAACCCAAAGAGCCTCAGACTAGCGCCCTGCCTCCTAGCGATCTCAATCCATCCTTTGGCTGGACTCGCTATGCCGAAACGATCAATGGACGGTTTGCAATGATTGGCTTTACTGCTCTGCTAATTCTGGAGTTTGTCACTCATCAAGACTTCTTTACCTGGGTTGGCCTGCGCTAG
- a CDS encoding GNAT family N-acetyltransferase: protein MEIKIDDLCSSEIAEFLEEHIKDMKSVSPPESKHALDLEGLKNPEITFWTVWDNGRLIGCGAIKELDADHAEIKSMRTDVSYRGKGVASRLLQHILEGAKLRGYRRISLETGSMPFFAPARNLYTKYGFKNCRPFSTYKEDPNSVFMTREL from the coding sequence ATGGAAATAAAGATTGACGATCTTTGTAGCTCTGAAATTGCTGAATTTCTTGAGGAGCACATAAAAGATATGAAGTCTGTTTCACCTCCAGAAAGTAAGCATGCCCTAGATTTAGAAGGGTTGAAAAACCCGGAAATTACATTTTGGACGGTTTGGGATAATGGTCGTTTAATCGGCTGTGGAGCAATTAAAGAGCTAGACGCAGACCACGCTGAAATTAAGTCGATGCGAACAGATGTCTCTTACCGAGGGAAAGGGGTTGCATCGAGGTTACTCCAACATATTTTGGAGGGAGCGAAGCTACGAGGTTATCGACGTATCAGTTTGGAAACCGGCTCAATGCCGTTTTTTGCTCCGGCACGCAACTTATATACAAAATACGGCTTTAAGAACTGCCGGCCTTTTTCCACCTACAAAGAAGACCCAAACAGTGTTTTCATGACTAGGGAACTCTAA